In Papaver somniferum cultivar HN1 chromosome 1, ASM357369v1, whole genome shotgun sequence, a genomic segment contains:
- the LOC113287417 gene encoding zinc finger protein-like 1, with protein MVVCKCRKATKLYCFVHKVPVCGECICFPEHQICVVRTYSEWVIDGEYDWPPTCCQCQAVLQDGTDTQTTRLGCLHVIHTQCFLSHIKGFPPHTAPAGYVCPTCSTSIWPPKSIKDSGSRLHSKLKEAIMQTGTEKNLFGNHPVQLPTPVSRAPPPAFASDPLMEGRDKGHTDSLDSVADGNSISGVSPATGIGPSKLSTSDIVEIDEPNPLKSTSPGPVATTRKGAYVDRQNSEISYYADDEDGNKKKYSRRGPLRHKFLRALLPFWSSSLPILPVTAPSRKDASNLDEVSEGHVRHKKSSRMDPRKILLFMAIMACMATMGILYYRISQSSLGEIGLDDDPQ; from the exons ATGGTAGTCTGCAAATGTCGCAAG GCGACCAAGCTCTACTGTTTTGTTCACAAAGTTCCTGTATGTGGGGAGTGTATTTGTTTTCCGGAGCATCAAATATGCGTG GTACGTACTTACTCTGAGTGGGTAATCGATGGAGAATACGACTGGCCTCCCACATGTTGTCAATGTCAAGCTGTACTCCAAGATGGAACAGATACACAAACCACTCGATTGGGATGCTTAC ATGTCATACACACCCAGTGCTTTCTCTCTCACATTAAAGGCTTCCCGCCACACACTGCACCAGCAGGATATGTGTGTCCTACATGTTCAACTTCG ATATGGCCTCCTAAAAGCATCAAAGATTCAGGATCACGTCTTCACTCGAAACTGAAGGAAGCTATTATGCAG ACAGGAACGGAGAAAAATCTGTTTGGGAATCATCCTGTTCAATTACCAACACCCGTTTCTCGTGCTCCCCCCCCTGCTTTTGCTTCTGATCCGCTAATGGAGGGGAGAGATAAAGGTCACACAGACTCTTTGGATTCTGTAGCAGATGGAAATTCAATATCTGGAGTATCCCCTGCAACTGGAATAGGACCTTCCAAACTTTCGACTTCTGATATTGTGGAAATAGATGAGCCGAATCCGCTGAAATCAACAAGTCCTGGT CCAGTTGCCACAACAAGAAAGGGTGCTTATGTCGATAGGCAAAACTCCGAAATCTCCTACTACGCTGATGATGAGGATGGGAACAAGAAGAAGTACAGTCGAAGAG GTCCTCTGCGTCACAAGTTTCTAAGAGCGCTATTACCTTTCTGGTCTAGTTCTTTACCAATTCTGCCAGTTACCGCACCTTCGCGAAAAGATGCATCCAACCTTGATGAGGTTTCCGAAGGTCATGTTCGGCATAAAAAGTCGTCAAGGATGGATCCAAGAAAAATCCTCCTCTTCATGGCTATCAT GGCATGCATGGCGACGATGGGTATTTTGTATTACAGAATATCACAAAGTAGTCTTGGTGAAATCGGGCTTGATGATGATCCGCAATGA
- the LOC113287423 gene encoding uncharacterized protein LOC113287423: MSLEASLRRHALEIEHRLSKLSIQGCSKQSIMPSTSDTKDGSCSEAKTETPSCKTNVPEVTINQKGCTSNGGKKSSNDDIKTLLSIHLDDQKLCLVYETKSSVNRKGTSKLKKNSLVQLQHTLDLILKGVNDIRMTKPIGFRTYPVYVTRKVSSMSPPNSREQNRRLNKHRLKENRMMVSENNVAPVEKGSSNERRKIDEMGDNLKKIIERYKEFVNKMSFSSNLNSSGKNSNYVSYFDDSKFYDNFSQKGRSLSSHRRKKRLDRKHKSLDELVAHTCAN; the protein is encoded by the coding sequence AtgtctcttgaagctagcctcagaagacatgccttggaaattgaacatcgcttgagtaagctctctattcaaggatgctcaaagcaatctattatgccaagtacttctgacacaaaagatggttcatgctcagaagcaaaaacagaaaccccttcttgtaaaacgaatgtgcctgaagtcaccatcaatcaaaaaggctgcacatcaaatggagggaagaaatcttctaacgatgatattaagactttACTATCTATTCATCTTGATGATCAGAAACTATGTCTTGTCTATGAAACTAAGAGTTCTGTTAATCGAAAGGGAACctctaagttgaagaaaaactctttggttcaacttcaacataccttagatttaattcttaaaggtgtaaatgacattcgtatgactaaaccaattggttttcgtacctaccctgtaTATGTTACCAGAAAAGTTAGTTCAATGAGTCCCCCAAACTCTCGAGAACAAAACAGACGTCTGAATAAACATCGTCTCAAGGAAAATCGTATGATGGTCTCTGAAAATAACGTTGCTCCcgttgagaaaggaagttcaaatgaaagaagaaaaattgatgaaatgggagataatctgaagaagataattgaaagatataAAGAATTTGTCAACAAGATGTCTTTCTCGTCAAAcctaaattcttctggtaagaactcaaactatgtctcgtattttgatgacagtaagttttatgataatttctcacaaaaAGGGAGATCCCTCTCTAGTCataggaggaaaaagagacttgaccgtaaacacaaatctcttgatgagctcgtggctcatacttgtgctaattaa